One window of the Thunnus albacares chromosome 3, fThuAlb1.1, whole genome shotgun sequence genome contains the following:
- the thumpd1 gene encoding THUMP domain-containing protein 1, which produces MSAVQNDSRKRNKKRYAGHHNKRWKGSRELEVGMQGILITCNMNERKCTAEAFNLLNEYADKLYGPEKLQDNDGSSSDEEEAEEEDVDVALKKEVAQLQASGVKQERRFQALDSGANNVIFIKTQNLESDKLVHHILSDLHTTKKKKSRVILRMLPVTGTCKAFQEDMVKYLTTFLEPWFKTPNCGTYQIAFKARNSSHNKRDEIIKSIAGLVGKLNPKNKVDLTNPELTIIVEVIKAVCCISVVKDYTLYRKYNVQEVVKEDIPKPDVTTPKTSVTTTEQKEKTDAAEANQEEKTAEEEKTAEEEKDKNAPQDNKEVDKGEGEGE; this is translated from the exons ATGTCAGCCGTGCAAAACGATTCGAGGAAACGGAACAAGAAGCGGTATGCCGGCCACCACAACAAGCGGTGGAAGGGCTCCCGGGAGCTGGAGGTGGGAATGCAGGGGATCCTCATCACATGCAACATGAACGAGAGGAAATGCACCGCGGAGGCCTTCAATCTGCTCAATGAATACGCAGACAAGCTCTATGGGCCCGAGAAG TTGCAAGACAATGACGGGAGCAGTAGTGACGAAGAGGAggctgaagaagaagatgttGATGTAGCACTGAAGAAGGAAGTGGCGCAGCTGCAAGCGTCAGGAGTTAAACAAGAGCGACGCTTCCAGGCTCTGGACAGTGGGGCAAACAATGTCATCTTCATCAAAACTCAAAATCTGG AATCTGACAAGCTGGTTCATCACATCCTGTCCGATCTCCACACcaccaagaagaagaagtccCGAGTGATCCTTCGGATGCTGCCG gtAACTGGAACATGCAAGGCCTTCCAGGAAGACATGGTGAAGTACCTGACCACGTTCCTGGAGCCTTGGTTCAAAACCCCAAACTGTGGCACCTACCAGATTGCTTTCAAGGCCCGAAACAGCAGCCACAACAAGAGAGACGAAATCATCAAATCTATCGCAG GTCTCGTCGGGAAGCTGAACCCTAAAAACAAAGTGGATTTGACCAACCCAGAACTCACCATCATTGTGGAGGTCATCAAGGCTGTGTGTTGCATCAGTGTGGTAAAAGACTATACACTGTATAGAAAGTACAATGTTCAGGAAGTGGTGAAAGAGGACATTCCCAAGCCTGATGTGACCACACCAAAAACCAGCGTGACCACAACtgagcagaaagagaaaacGGATGCAGCGGAGGCAAACCAAGAGGAGAagacagcagaagaagagaagacagcagaagaagagaaggacaAAAATGCGCCGCAGGACAACAAGGAGGTTGATAAGGGCGAAGGTGAGGGGGAATAA